One Solibacillus sp. R5-41 DNA segment encodes these proteins:
- the parC gene encoding DNA topoisomerase IV subunit A, whose amino-acid sequence MSFVEKYQDLPLEEVMGDRFGRYSKYIIQDRALPDTRDGLKPVQRRILYAMFHEGNTFEKPFRKSAKTVGNVIGNYHPHGDSSVYEAMVRMSQDWKSRHMLIEMHGNNGSVDGDPPAAMRYTEARLSAIAAEMLRDINKNTVEFVPNFDDQDMEPTVLPSRFPNLLVNGATGISAGYATDIPPHNLQEVLDGVLMRLDNPNCTIDELMTLIKGPDFPTGGIIQGVEGIKKAYETGKGKIIVRSRTEMEALKGNKEQIIITEIPFEVNKANLIRKMDELRVSDRRLEGISEIRDESDRNGLRIVIELKKDVPSQGILNFLFKSTDLQVSYNFNMIAIHDRRPTMMTLPLMLDAYIDHQKVIIRRRCQYDLKRAEDRLHIVEGLMKALSILDEVIATIRASKDKRDAKTNIINKFGFSEEQAEAIVSLQLYRLTNTDITELQHEHDELDQLVIKLTAILADEKKLIRVIKTELTDIRKRFAVPRLSTIEAEIEELKITLDVLVPSEEVIVTVTKDGYVKRTSLRSHNASNGKDFAMKESDYLLFEASINTQHHLLLFTNRGNYIFQPVHELPDIRWKDLGQHISSIVPLEANEEILQVIGIDKFEQPEKFVFTATKDGQIKRSPLTDYVVTRYSKPIKTMNVKEQDEMIFASLVTENEELLLVTNTSYAIRFPISELPVTGVKTAGVKGIIIKDEESLTAVSILQPDSVQELIIVTQRGAVKRMSISEIEIGNRAKRGVVTLKELKANPHRIFAVLVVHFSDTIVLETEKAVQEAIQVTNLTRADRYSNGSLRVDPVSDGKLVRAYIEKKK is encoded by the coding sequence ATGAGCTTCGTTGAGAAATATCAAGATTTACCATTAGAAGAAGTTATGGGAGACCGTTTCGGACGTTACTCCAAATATATAATTCAAGACCGCGCATTACCTGATACACGTGATGGGCTTAAGCCTGTACAACGACGAATTTTATATGCGATGTTCCATGAGGGCAATACGTTTGAAAAGCCTTTCCGAAAATCTGCTAAAACAGTCGGAAATGTTATTGGTAACTACCACCCACATGGCGATTCTTCCGTATACGAAGCGATGGTACGCATGAGTCAGGACTGGAAATCTCGTCATATGTTAATCGAAATGCACGGGAATAACGGTTCTGTTGATGGTGACCCACCCGCAGCGATGCGTTATACAGAAGCACGTCTTTCGGCCATTGCTGCTGAAATGCTTCGTGATATTAATAAAAATACCGTCGAATTCGTGCCAAACTTTGATGACCAAGACATGGAACCAACTGTGTTACCATCACGTTTCCCGAATTTACTTGTCAATGGTGCGACCGGAATTTCTGCTGGTTATGCAACGGATATTCCACCGCATAATTTACAAGAGGTATTAGATGGCGTATTAATGCGACTTGACAACCCAAACTGCACCATTGATGAGCTTATGACCCTTATTAAAGGACCTGATTTCCCTACAGGAGGCATTATTCAAGGGGTAGAGGGGATTAAAAAGGCATACGAAACCGGGAAGGGTAAGATTATCGTTCGCTCCCGTACTGAAATGGAAGCGTTAAAAGGCAATAAAGAACAAATCATCATTACAGAAATTCCATTCGAAGTGAATAAAGCCAATTTAATTCGCAAAATGGATGAGTTGCGTGTGAGTGACCGCCGACTAGAGGGAATTTCCGAAATTCGTGATGAATCCGATCGTAATGGTCTTCGTATTGTAATAGAACTAAAAAAGGACGTGCCATCACAAGGAATTTTAAATTTCCTTTTTAAATCAACGGACCTGCAAGTTTCTTACAATTTCAATATGATTGCCATACATGATCGTCGTCCAACGATGATGACATTACCTTTAATGCTTGATGCCTATATAGACCATCAAAAAGTAATCATTCGTCGACGCTGTCAATATGATTTAAAACGTGCAGAAGACCGTTTACATATTGTTGAGGGCTTAATGAAAGCATTATCGATTTTAGATGAGGTCATCGCCACAATCCGCGCCTCAAAAGACAAACGTGATGCGAAAACAAATATTATTAATAAATTTGGTTTTTCTGAGGAGCAAGCAGAAGCTATTGTCAGCTTGCAACTGTATCGTTTAACAAATACCGATATTACAGAGCTACAACATGAGCATGATGAGTTAGATCAATTAGTCATTAAATTGACTGCTATTTTAGCAGATGAGAAAAAATTAATTCGTGTCATTAAAACCGAGCTGACAGATATCCGCAAACGTTTTGCTGTGCCACGACTTTCAACAATTGAGGCAGAAATAGAAGAACTTAAAATCACGCTTGATGTACTTGTTCCGAGCGAAGAAGTCATCGTTACTGTTACGAAGGACGGCTATGTGAAGCGTACAAGTTTACGCTCTCACAATGCTTCAAATGGCAAAGATTTCGCAATGAAGGAATCGGACTATTTACTATTCGAAGCAAGCATTAATACGCAGCATCATTTATTGCTCTTTACAAATCGCGGAAATTATATTTTCCAGCCTGTGCATGAGCTCCCAGACATTCGTTGGAAAGATCTCGGCCAGCACATTTCAAGTATCGTTCCACTAGAAGCGAATGAGGAAATCCTTCAAGTCATTGGCATTGATAAGTTTGAGCAGCCAGAGAAATTTGTATTTACTGCGACAAAGGATGGGCAAATAAAACGTTCGCCATTAACTGACTATGTCGTAACGCGTTATTCTAAGCCAATTAAAACAATGAATGTAAAAGAGCAGGATGAAATGATTTTTGCTTCCCTTGTAACGGAAAACGAAGAGCTGTTGTTAGTAACGAATACAAGCTATGCTATCCGCTTCCCAATCAGTGAACTCCCTGTTACAGGCGTCAAAACAGCAGGGGTGAAGGGTATCATTATTAAAGACGAAGAATCCCTTACAGCCGTCTCTATTTTACAGCCAGATAGCGTGCAGGAGCTTATCATTGTCACGCAGCGCGGCGCCGTAAAGCGTATGAGCATATCTGAAATCGAAATAGGCAATCGTGCAAAGCGCGGTGTAGTGACGTTAAAAGAATTAAAGGCCAATCCGCATCGTATATTTGCCGTTTTAGTTGTCCACTTTAGCGATACGATTGTTTTAGAAACAGAAAAAGCCGTACAAGAAGCCATTCAAGTAACAAATCTGACACGAGCTGACCGCTATTCAAACGGTTCATTGCGTGTAGATCCAGTTTCAGACGGCAAGCTTGTACGAGCTTATATCGAAAAGAAAAAATAA